One Bythopirellula goksoeyrii genomic window, CACAAATGGCCACGCCGGGAACCATATAGACAATTGCATTTGTAGACACGACATCAATCCTTAGGTGTTCTCGACCAGACCGCCATTGCTGGGACTCAAAGAAACCTTAGCACACGCTTGAACAGCCGATTTGGCCTGAAAAACCAGTGGTTTTTTCATTCCTCAAGGTTCTATATTGTGTACTGAGTTAATATCCGAAGTCCGAAAGATACTGGTTTTTGCTAAATCAATCTCTGATTTTCTCGAACCAGACGGGCCAAGTTTAAGTCACCAATGCCATTTTGAAAACAGCGGAAATGACCAATTTTAGATTTTAGTGCCTGCCGGTGTCAGAATCTGATCCAGATCATCGATCCAGCATTCGATGAGGGTTGATTGATTGGCGTTACGGTCGAGTTGCACTTCGGCCTGCTGACAGCGGTCCAGCGCCGCAAGCACCCTAGCTACCTGGTCGGGATCGTTCGCCGCATCTGCCACGTTGGCTCGCATATGATCACCCAGCGCTTGAATTGCCGTGCCAAAGACTGCCCTTAACCTCTGGCGGCGAGACTCAGCCTCCGAACCTGCGTCGGTGACAAACTCAGTGATCATCGAGGCCAAACGTGACCCATCCAACGACTCAATCGAAAATTGTCGATGAAAACGCTCTTGAAACTCCTCTAGCCCCATTTCGGCCTGAGCAGTCGCCAACGTCAAGCTACCTCCACTCTCGACGGCCAGCCTTTGGGCATCTTGAGAATTCTCGACATGCCCTTGTTCCAGGAGCAGGCGACTCAAGTTATCGACCCCTAAGGGCTGAAAGCGAACAATTTGAGCACGTGAGAGAATCGTTGGTAGCTGCCGACTGCGGTTTGTACCTACCAGGATCAAGAGGGTCCCGGCAGGAGGCTCTTCGAGTGTCTTAAGTAGGCAATTGGCACTGTATTGATTGAAAAAGTCGGCGTCGTCAATAATCGCAGCCCGCCGCCGCCCAATCATCGGCCTCAAGGAAAGGTCGTGGCACAACCCTTCCTTGTGCCGATTTTCCTTTCGACCCACAAAAAGTTCTATCGGAAGTATGCGCTTACCCTCAGGAGCTTGAACCAAGTCAATATCAGGGTGGTTGCCGGCATCCGCCAGCCGACAACTCTCGCACTGACCACAAGCTGCGAGTTCGTTTTCAGCTGTTCCCGTGCAAAGGAGGGCTTTTGCCAGCTGGAGGCCAAAAGTGCGTTTGCCAATCCCCTCGGGACCCAGAAAGAGAAAACTCGAAGCCAAGCGCCCGCAGGCAAGGCTGCGGCGAAAACGATCAACAACGTCGTCGTGTCCGTAGATTCCTTGCCACATGGATCAACCTGCTCGGTTAGAATTTAGCCTCCTCCGATCCTACCAATAGGCTGAGCCCCGTGGCAAGCTGCGAATTTCTTCGCTTCAGGTACTCACCTTGGGAACTGCCTCCGACTAGAATAGTCTCAATCGACTGCCTATCGCAGTCCGACCTACTCTGGGATTACGATGTCCACGCCACTTTCACCGACACGATTATTCCAATGTGATGGCTGCCGGGCCACATTGCCTTACGATCCAGCTAAGGCAGGCAAAAAGGTGCGCTGTGGTGGCTGCGGCAGGATTTTGCTTATCCCCAATCTGGCCGATTTCGAATCTCCTCCGGAGAAGGCCACTCCCAATGTCCCTCGGCATATTGAATTCTGGTGCCGAGTTTGCGACACCCGACTGGTGGCCCGATCCATCGATGCAGGGAAACGGGCCAAGTGCCCCGACTGTGGAGCCAAGAACCAAGTCCCCCAGCCAGTCGTGCCGAAGGCTCGAGAGGAACCTCCGGCGATGCACGGCCAGCAGTACGGCGTCTGGGAAGTTAACAAAGCGCCCCTTTCGGAAGATTTGCGAGCCAAACAGCCACAGCTATTTCCCGTCTATTGCCGGGTTTGCGACACTCTGATGTACGCCCAGCCGAAGCACGCGGGCGCTTCACTCAAATGCCCTGATTGCGGCGGACTGACTGTTGTGAAAGCGCCACCCCCACCGGAAGTGAAGAAATCGGTGTTGGTCCCCGATGGCGAAGAGTACCAACTCATCCCAGAAGAAGTGGTTAGAGAACGGCCGATCCGCGACGATCTTGTAAGGATACAGGAGAAAGCGCGCCTCGACGCCGAGACTGCCG contains:
- a CDS encoding DNA polymerase III subunit, whose protein sequence is MWQGIYGHDDVVDRFRRSLACGRLASSFLFLGPEGIGKRTFGLQLAKALLCTGTAENELAACGQCESCRLADAGNHPDIDLVQAPEGKRILPIELFVGRKENRHKEGLCHDLSLRPMIGRRRAAIIDDADFFNQYSANCLLKTLEEPPAGTLLILVGTNRSRQLPTILSRAQIVRFQPLGVDNLSRLLLEQGHVENSQDAQRLAVESGGSLTLATAQAEMGLEEFQERFHRQFSIESLDGSRLASMITEFVTDAGSEAESRRQRLRAVFGTAIQALGDHMRANVADAANDPDQVARVLAALDRCQQAEVQLDRNANQSTLIECWIDDLDQILTPAGTKI